In a single window of the Drosophila miranda strain MSH22 chromosome XL, D.miranda_PacBio2.1, whole genome shotgun sequence genome:
- the LOC108155488 gene encoding disks large 1 tumor suppressor protein isoform X25 — protein sequence MTTRKKKRQDSASGGGSGGGGGGGFIKKVSSLFNLDSVNGDDSWLYEDIQLERGNSGLGFSIAGGTDNPHIGTDTSIYITKLISGGAAAADGRLSINDIIVSVNDVSVVDVPHASAVEALKKAGNAVKLHVKRKRGTATATAATSPAAGATAAATAGDARDSGSAGGGSKVIEIDLVKGGKGLGFSIAGGIGNQHIPGDNGIYVTKLMDGGAAGVDGRLSIGDKLIAVRTNGSEKNLENVTHELAVATLKSITDKVTLIVGKTQHLTSSASQSGGSTAGVAAGTGSTAGVAAGAGAGAGLQQQQLSQSQSQLATSQSQSQVKEQQQVNSQSTGALTSVGQTVVDSSTAAAAASLPSSVPPASVNVPASATATATASASVIATTINNSNSNHTTTNNTSNNSSILSSLGNANSHSHSHSHNNNNNNNNNNTVNSSSVSGSGSGSQTSVAVAAINASASASASASSFYKSAMPMLVNNAEQSTTTIRSQSPPPLPRQPGSRYASTNVLAAVPPGTPRAVSTEDITREPRTITIQKGPQGLGFNIVGGEDGQGIYVSFILAGGPADLGSELKRGDQLLSVNNANLTHATHEEAAQALKTSGGVVTLVAQYRPEEYNRFEARIQELKQQAALGAGGSGTLLRTTQKRSLYVRALFDYDPNRDDGLPSRGLPFKHGDILHVTNASDDEWWQARRVLGDNEDEQIGIVPSKRRWERKMRARDRSVKFQGHAAANNNLDKQSTLDRKKKNFTFSRKFPFMKSRDEKNEDGSDQELNGVVSSTSEIDINSVNNNQANEPQPFMLCYTQDDANAEGASEENVLSYEAVQRLSINYTRPVIILGPLKDRINDDLISEYPEKFGSCVPHTTRPKREYEVDGRDYHFVSSREQMERDIQNHLFIEAGQYNDNLYGTSVASVREVAEKGKHCILDVSGNAIKRLQVAQLYPVAVFIKPKSVDSVMEMNRRMTEEQAKKTYERAIKMEQEFGEYFTGVVQGDTIEEIYSKVKSMIWSQSGPTIWVPSKESL from the exons ATGACGACACGCAAAAAGAAGCGCCAGGATAGTGccagtggcggcggcagcggtggaggcggcggcggtggcttCATCAAGAAGGTCTCATCGCTCTTCAATTTGGATTCG GTGAATGGCGACGATAGCTGGCTGTACGAGGACATACAATTGGAGCGTGGAAACTCTGGTCTGGGCTTCTCGATTGCCGGCGGCACAGACAATCCGCACATTGGAACGGACACATCGATTTACATCACAAAACTGATATCCGGCGGTGCAGCCGCCGCCGATGGTCGCTTGAGCATCAACGACATCATTGTCTCTGTGAACGATGTCTCTGTGGTGGACGTGCCGCACGCCTCGGCCGTGGAGGCGCTCAAAAAGGCTGGCAATGCGGTCAAATTGCATGTGAAACGAAAACGGGGAacggccacggccacagcgGCCACTtcgccagcagcaggagccaccgccgccgccaccgctgGCGATGCCCGTGACAGTGGTTCAGCGGGCGGTGGCTCAAAGGTGATTGAAATCGATCTGGTCAAGGGCGGCAAGGGTCTGGGCTTCTCCATAGCCGGGGGCATTGGCAATCAGCACATACCCGGCGACAATGGCATCTATGTGACAAAGCTAATGGACGGCGGAGCGGCCGGTGTGGATGGTCGGCTCTCCATCGGCGATAAGCTTATAGCAGTGCGCACTAATGGG AGCGAAAAGAACCTGGAGAATGTAACGCACGAGCTGGCGGTGGCCACACTGAAGTCCATTACGGATAAAGTGACGTTGATTGTGGGCAAGACGCAGCATTTGACCAGCAGTGCCTCACAGTCTGGAGGATCAACAGCGGGTGTAGCAGCAGGAACAGGATCCACAGCGGGAgtagcagcaggagcaggagcaggagcagggctgcagcaacagcagctatCACAGTCACAATCCCAGCTGGCGacgagccaaagccaaagccaagtGAAGGAACAACAGCAAGTGAACTCTCAGTCGACAGGTGCGCTTACAAGTGTTGGACAAACGGTTGTTGAttcatcaacagcagcagcagcagcatcactACCATCATCAGTCCCACCAGCATCAGTAAATGTCCCAGCatcagccacagccacagccacagcatcagcatcagtcATTGCAACCACAatcaacaacagcaacagcaaccacACAACAACCAACAACACAAGCAACAACAGTAGCATTTTAAGCAGCTTGGGCAATGCCAatagccacagccacagtcacagtcacaacaacaacaataataataataacaataataccgtcaacagcagcagtgtcagtggcagtggcagtggcagccagacatcagttgcagttgcagcaaTAAACGcttctgcatctgcatctgcatctgcctCCTCCTTCTATAAGAGCGCTATGCCAATGCTTGTAAACAATGCTGAACAATCCACCACAACAATACGTTCCCAATCACCACCGCCCCTGCCGCGCC AGCCCGGCTCGAGATATGCATCCACGAATGTCCTGGCCGCTGTCCCGCCTGGCACACCGCGCGCCGTCAGCACCGAGGATATAACCAG AGAACCGCGCACCATCACCATACAGAAGGGCCCACAGGGACTCGGCTTCAATATTGTTGGCGGCGAGGATGGCCAGGGGATCTATGTGTCGTTTATACTGGCCGGCGGACCTGCGGATCTGGGCTCTGAGCTGAAGCGCGGCGATCAGCTGCTCAGCGTTAACAATGCCAATCTGACGCATGCCACGCACGAGGAGGCCGCTCAGGCGCTTAAA ACATCTGGCGGCGTTGTCACCTTGGTGGCACAGTACCGACCCGAGGAATATAATCGTTTTGAGGCTCGCATTCAGGAGCTGAAACAGCAGGCCGCCCTCGGGGCTGGGGGCTCTGGCACCTTGCTGCGGACCACACAGAAGCGTTCGCTATATGTTCGGGCCCTGTTCGATTACGATCCGAATCGAGACGATGGACTGCCGTCGCGGGGACTGCCCTTCAAGCACGGCGACATCTTGCACGTGACGAACGCCTCCGACGATGAGTGGTGGCAGGCGCGACGTGTTTTGGGCGACAACGAGGACGAGCAAATCGGTATTGTGCCATCGAAGAGGCGCTGGGAGCGCAAAATGCGTGCACGGGATCGTAGCGTCAAGTTCCAGGGACATGCGGCGGCCAATAATAATCTAGACAAG CAATCGACATTGGATCGAAAGAAAAAGAATTTCACATTCTCGCGCAAATTTCCGTTTATGAAGAGTCGCGATGAAAAGAATGAAGATGGCAGCGACCAAGAGC TCAATGGAGTTGTGAGCAGCACCAGCGAGATAGACATAAATAGTGTCAACAACAATCAGGCGAACGAACCGCAAC CTTTTATGCTTTGCTACACACAAGACGATGCCAATGCTGAAGGAG CCTCCGAGGAGAATGTACTGTCGTACGAGGCCGTGCAGCGTTTGTCCATCAACTATACGCGTCCCGTGATCATACTGGGACCCCTGAAGGATCGCATCAACGATGACCTAATATCTGAATATCCCGAGAAGTTTGGATCTTGTGTGCCAC ACACCACGCGACCCAAACGCGAATATGAGGTGGATGGTCGTGACTATCACTTTGTCTCCTCACGTGAACAAATGGAGCGCGACATTCAGAACCACCTGTTCATCGAGGCGGGCCAGTACAATGATAATCTGTATGGCACCTCGGTGGCCAGTGTGCGCGAGGTGGCAGAGAAGGGCAAACACTGCATTCTGGACGTGTCGGGGAATGCCATCAAGCGTCTGCAGGTGGCCCAGCTCTATCCGGTAGCCGTTTTCATTAAGCCCAAATCGGTGGACTCTGTGAT GGAGATGAATCGTCGCATGACCGAGGAACAGGCCAAGAAGACTTATGAACGTGCTATTAAAATGGAGCAGGAGTTTGGCGAATACTTTACGG GCGTTGTCCAAGGCGACACCATTGAGGAGATATATAGCAAAGTGAAGTCAATGATTTGGTCTCAGTCGGGACCAACCATTTGGGTACCTTCCAAGGAATCTCTATGA
- the LOC108155488 gene encoding disks large 1 tumor suppressor protein isoform X23, which translates to MTTRKKKRQDSASGGGSGGGGGGGFIKKVSSLFNLDSLHKASSAKVNGDDSWLYEDIQLERGNSGLGFSIAGGTDNPHIGTDTSIYITKLISGGAAAADGRLSINDIIVSVNDVSVVDVPHASAVEALKKAGNAVKLHVKRKRGTATATAATSPAAGATAAATAGDARDSGSAGGGSKVIEIDLVKGGKGLGFSIAGGIGNQHIPGDNGIYVTKLMDGGAAGVDGRLSIGDKLIAVRTNGSEKNLENVTHELAVATLKSITDKVTLIVGKTQHLTSSASQSGGSTAGVAAGTGSTAGVAAGAGAGAGLQQQQLSQSQSQLATSQSQSQVKEQQQVNSQSTGALTSVGQTVVDSSTAAAAASLPSSVPPASVNVPASATATATASASVIATTINNSNSNHTTTNNTSNNSSILSSLGNANSHSHSHSHNNNNNNNNNNTVNSSSVSGSGSGSQTSVAVAAINASASASASASSFYKSAMPMLVNNAEQSTTTIRSQSPPPLPRQPGSRYASTNVLAAVPPGTPRAVSTEDITREPRTITIQKGPQGLGFNIVGGEDGQGIYVSFILAGGPADLGSELKRGDQLLSVNNANLTHATHEEAAQALKTSGGVVTLVAQYRPEEYNRFEARIQELKQQAALGAGGSGTLLRTTQKRSLYVRALFDYDPNRDDGLPSRGLPFKHGDILHVTNASDDEWWQARRVLGDNEDEQIGIVPSKRRWERKMRARDRSVKFQGHAAANNNLDKQSTLDRKKKNFTFSRKFPFMKSRDEKNEDGSDQELNGVVSSTSEIDINSVNNNQANEPQPFMLCYTQDDANAEGASEENVLSYEAVQRLSINYTRPVIILGPLKDRINDDLISEYPEKFGSCVPHTTRPKREYEVDGRDYHFVSSREQMERDIQNHLFIEAGQYNDNLYGTSVASVREVAEKGKHCILDVSGNAIKRLQVAQLYPVAVFIKPKSVDSVMEMNRRMTEEQAKKTYERAIKMEQEFGEYFTGVVQGDTIEEIYSKVKSMIWSQSGPTIWVPSKESL; encoded by the exons ATGACGACACGCAAAAAGAAGCGCCAGGATAGTGccagtggcggcggcagcggtggaggcggcggcggtggcttCATCAAGAAGGTCTCATCGCTCTTCAATTTGGATTCG ctgcACAAGGCGTCATCGGCAAAG GTGAATGGCGACGATAGCTGGCTGTACGAGGACATACAATTGGAGCGTGGAAACTCTGGTCTGGGCTTCTCGATTGCCGGCGGCACAGACAATCCGCACATTGGAACGGACACATCGATTTACATCACAAAACTGATATCCGGCGGTGCAGCCGCCGCCGATGGTCGCTTGAGCATCAACGACATCATTGTCTCTGTGAACGATGTCTCTGTGGTGGACGTGCCGCACGCCTCGGCCGTGGAGGCGCTCAAAAAGGCTGGCAATGCGGTCAAATTGCATGTGAAACGAAAACGGGGAacggccacggccacagcgGCCACTtcgccagcagcaggagccaccgccgccgccaccgctgGCGATGCCCGTGACAGTGGTTCAGCGGGCGGTGGCTCAAAGGTGATTGAAATCGATCTGGTCAAGGGCGGCAAGGGTCTGGGCTTCTCCATAGCCGGGGGCATTGGCAATCAGCACATACCCGGCGACAATGGCATCTATGTGACAAAGCTAATGGACGGCGGAGCGGCCGGTGTGGATGGTCGGCTCTCCATCGGCGATAAGCTTATAGCAGTGCGCACTAATGGG AGCGAAAAGAACCTGGAGAATGTAACGCACGAGCTGGCGGTGGCCACACTGAAGTCCATTACGGATAAAGTGACGTTGATTGTGGGCAAGACGCAGCATTTGACCAGCAGTGCCTCACAGTCTGGAGGATCAACAGCGGGTGTAGCAGCAGGAACAGGATCCACAGCGGGAgtagcagcaggagcaggagcaggagcagggctgcagcaacagcagctatCACAGTCACAATCCCAGCTGGCGacgagccaaagccaaagccaagtGAAGGAACAACAGCAAGTGAACTCTCAGTCGACAGGTGCGCTTACAAGTGTTGGACAAACGGTTGTTGAttcatcaacagcagcagcagcagcatcactACCATCATCAGTCCCACCAGCATCAGTAAATGTCCCAGCatcagccacagccacagccacagcatcagcatcagtcATTGCAACCACAatcaacaacagcaacagcaaccacACAACAACCAACAACACAAGCAACAACAGTAGCATTTTAAGCAGCTTGGGCAATGCCAatagccacagccacagtcacagtcacaacaacaacaataataataataacaataataccgtcaacagcagcagtgtcagtggcagtggcagtggcagccagacatcagttgcagttgcagcaaTAAACGcttctgcatctgcatctgcatctgcctCCTCCTTCTATAAGAGCGCTATGCCAATGCTTGTAAACAATGCTGAACAATCCACCACAACAATACGTTCCCAATCACCACCGCCCCTGCCGCGCC AGCCCGGCTCGAGATATGCATCCACGAATGTCCTGGCCGCTGTCCCGCCTGGCACACCGCGCGCCGTCAGCACCGAGGATATAACCAG AGAACCGCGCACCATCACCATACAGAAGGGCCCACAGGGACTCGGCTTCAATATTGTTGGCGGCGAGGATGGCCAGGGGATCTATGTGTCGTTTATACTGGCCGGCGGACCTGCGGATCTGGGCTCTGAGCTGAAGCGCGGCGATCAGCTGCTCAGCGTTAACAATGCCAATCTGACGCATGCCACGCACGAGGAGGCCGCTCAGGCGCTTAAA ACATCTGGCGGCGTTGTCACCTTGGTGGCACAGTACCGACCCGAGGAATATAATCGTTTTGAGGCTCGCATTCAGGAGCTGAAACAGCAGGCCGCCCTCGGGGCTGGGGGCTCTGGCACCTTGCTGCGGACCACACAGAAGCGTTCGCTATATGTTCGGGCCCTGTTCGATTACGATCCGAATCGAGACGATGGACTGCCGTCGCGGGGACTGCCCTTCAAGCACGGCGACATCTTGCACGTGACGAACGCCTCCGACGATGAGTGGTGGCAGGCGCGACGTGTTTTGGGCGACAACGAGGACGAGCAAATCGGTATTGTGCCATCGAAGAGGCGCTGGGAGCGCAAAATGCGTGCACGGGATCGTAGCGTCAAGTTCCAGGGACATGCGGCGGCCAATAATAATCTAGACAAG CAATCGACATTGGATCGAAAGAAAAAGAATTTCACATTCTCGCGCAAATTTCCGTTTATGAAGAGTCGCGATGAAAAGAATGAAGATGGCAGCGACCAAGAGC TCAATGGAGTTGTGAGCAGCACCAGCGAGATAGACATAAATAGTGTCAACAACAATCAGGCGAACGAACCGCAAC CTTTTATGCTTTGCTACACACAAGACGATGCCAATGCTGAAGGAG CCTCCGAGGAGAATGTACTGTCGTACGAGGCCGTGCAGCGTTTGTCCATCAACTATACGCGTCCCGTGATCATACTGGGACCCCTGAAGGATCGCATCAACGATGACCTAATATCTGAATATCCCGAGAAGTTTGGATCTTGTGTGCCAC ACACCACGCGACCCAAACGCGAATATGAGGTGGATGGTCGTGACTATCACTTTGTCTCCTCACGTGAACAAATGGAGCGCGACATTCAGAACCACCTGTTCATCGAGGCGGGCCAGTACAATGATAATCTGTATGGCACCTCGGTGGCCAGTGTGCGCGAGGTGGCAGAGAAGGGCAAACACTGCATTCTGGACGTGTCGGGGAATGCCATCAAGCGTCTGCAGGTGGCCCAGCTCTATCCGGTAGCCGTTTTCATTAAGCCCAAATCGGTGGACTCTGTGAT GGAGATGAATCGTCGCATGACCGAGGAACAGGCCAAGAAGACTTATGAACGTGCTATTAAAATGGAGCAGGAGTTTGGCGAATACTTTACGG GCGTTGTCCAAGGCGACACCATTGAGGAGATATATAGCAAAGTGAAGTCAATGATTTGGTCTCAGTCGGGACCAACCATTTGGGTACCTTCCAAGGAATCTCTATGA